One Meriones unguiculatus strain TT.TT164.6M chromosome 5, Bangor_MerUng_6.1, whole genome shotgun sequence DNA segment encodes these proteins:
- the Rerg gene encoding ras-related and estrogen-regulated growth inhibitor isoform X3 — protein sequence MRLQESTYRHQATIDDEVVSMEILDTAGQEDTIQREGHMRWGEGFVLVYDITDRGSFEEVLPLKNVLDEIKKPKNVTLILVGNKADLDHSRQVSTEEGEKLATELACAFYECSACTGEGNITEVFHELCREVRRRRMVQGKTRRRSSTTHVKQAINKMLTKISS from the exons ATGAGACTGCAAG AATCAACCTACCGACACCAGGCGACCATCGACGATGAAGTTGTTTCTATGGAGATCCTAGACACCGCTGGCCAG GAAGACACCATCCAGAGGGAGGGGCACATGCGCTGGGGGGAAGGCTTCGTGCTGGTCTACGATATCACGGACAGAGGAAGCTTTGAAGAAGTGCTGCCGCTGAAGAACGTCTTAGATGAAATCAAAAAGCCCAAGAACGTAACTCTCATCTTGGTCGGAAACAAAGCCGACCTGGACCACTCCAGGCAAGTGAgcacagaggaaggggagaagcTGGCTACAGAATTGGCCTGCGCCTTTTACGAATGTTCCGCCTGCACGGGAGAAGGGAACATCACCGAGGTATTCCACGAGCTCTGCCGAGAGGTGCGCCGCAGGAGGATGGTGCAAGGAAAGACAAGGCGGCGCAGCTCCACCACTCACGTCAAGCAGGCGATCAACAAAATGCTCACCAAAATCAGCAGTTAG
- the Rerg gene encoding ras-related and estrogen-regulated growth inhibitor isoform X2, translating into MAKSAEVKLAIFGRAGVGKSAIVVRFLTKRFIWEYDPTLESTYRHQATIDDEVVSMEILDTAGQEDTIQREGHMRWGEGFVLVYDITDRGSFEEVLPLKNVLDEIKKPKNVTLILVGNKADLDHSRQVSTEEGEKLATELACAFYECSACTGEGNITEVFHELCREVRRRRMVQGKTRRRSSTTHVKQAINKMLTKISS; encoded by the exons CGATTGTAGTGAGATTTCTGACCAAACGATTCATCTGGGAATACGATCCAACGCTCG AATCAACCTACCGACACCAGGCGACCATCGACGATGAAGTTGTTTCTATGGAGATCCTAGACACCGCTGGCCAG GAAGACACCATCCAGAGGGAGGGGCACATGCGCTGGGGGGAAGGCTTCGTGCTGGTCTACGATATCACGGACAGAGGAAGCTTTGAAGAAGTGCTGCCGCTGAAGAACGTCTTAGATGAAATCAAAAAGCCCAAGAACGTAACTCTCATCTTGGTCGGAAACAAAGCCGACCTGGACCACTCCAGGCAAGTGAgcacagaggaaggggagaagcTGGCTACAGAATTGGCCTGCGCCTTTTACGAATGTTCCGCCTGCACGGGAGAAGGGAACATCACCGAGGTATTCCACGAGCTCTGCCGAGAGGTGCGCCGCAGGAGGATGGTGCAAGGAAAGACAAGGCGGCGCAGCTCCACCACTCACGTCAAGCAGGCGATCAACAAAATGCTCACCAAAATCAGCAGTTAG